A portion of the Macaca thibetana thibetana isolate TM-01 chromosome 9, ASM2454274v1, whole genome shotgun sequence genome contains these proteins:
- the KAZALD1 gene encoding kazal-type serine protease inhibitor domain-containing protein 1 → MPPPPAAALALSVLLLLLMVRTPLPTGARPSSGPDYLRRGWLRLLAEGEGCAPCRPEECAAPRGCLAGWVRDACGCCWECANLEGQLCDLDPSAHFYGHCGEQLECRLDTGGDLSRGEVPEPLCACRSQSPLCGSDGHTYAQICRLQEAARARPAANLTVAHPGPCESGPQIVSHPYDTWNVTGQDVIFGCEVFAYPMASIEWRKDGLDIQLPGDDPHISVQFRGGPQRFEVTGWLQIQAVRPSDEGTYRCLARNALGQVEAPASLTVLTPDQLNSTGIPQLQSLNLVPEEETESQESDDYY, encoded by the exons ATGCCGCCGCCGCCCGCAGCTGCCTTGGCGCTGTCTGTGCTCCTGCTACTGCTGATGGTGCGGACGCCGCTCCCGACCGGCGCAAGGCCGTCGTCAGGCCCAGATTACCTGCGGCGCGGCTGGCTGCGGCTGCTAGCGGAGGGCGAGGGCTGCGCTCCCTGCCGGCCAGAAGAGTGCGCCGCGCCGCGGGGTTGCCTGGCGGGCTGGGTGCGCGACGCGTGCGGCTGCTGCTGGGAATGCGCCAACCTCGAGGGCCAGCTCTGCGACCTGGACCCCAGTGCTCACTTCTACGGGCACTGCGGCGAGCAGCTTGAGTGCCGGCTGGACACAGGCGGCGACCTGAGCCGCGGAGAGGTGCCAGAACCGCTGTGTGCCTGTCGCTCGCAGAGCCCGCTCTGTGGGTCCGACGGTCACACCTACGCCCAGATCTGCCGCCTGCAGGAGGCGGCCCGCGCTCGGCCCGCTGCCAACCTCACTGTGGCACACCCGGGGCCCTGCGAATCGG GGCCCCAGATCGTATCACATCCATATGACACTTGGAATGTGACAGGGCAGGATGTGATCTTTGGCTGTGAGGTGTTTGCCTACCCCATGGCCTCCATCGAGTGGAGGAAGGATGGCTTGGACATCCAGCTGCCAGGGGATGACCCCCACATCTCCGTGCAG TTTAGGGGTGGACCCCAGAGGTTTGAGGTGACTGGCTGGCTGCAGATCCAGGCTGTGCGTCCCAGCGATGAGGGCACCTACCGCTGCCTTGCCCGCAATGCACTGGGTCAGGTGGAGGCCCCTGCTAGCTTGACAGTGCTCACACCTG ACCAGCTGAATTCTACAGGCATCCCCCAGCTGCAATCACTAAACCTGGTTcctgaggaggaaactgagagtcAAGAGAGTGACGATTACTACTAG